TTAATCGGGTCGGCATGTCTGAACCCCTAGGAAGGGCAGCCACATATGCATCAACACTCACTGATCCTAAAACAATTTCACATATGCATGAAACTCATATAACCAGCGACGCCCATGATAGACACTTTCGAAAACGGGACGTGACAAAAGGCTGTAAATTTACAAGCTTTTGTAAGAATTAggagagaaagaaacaaaacaagtaatatatatcaaatttctTTGTTGTTCTGATGAATTGATATTTACTCGatcacaaaaaatatatatttactcgAGTGTTCGAGTGTTTTTTTCTGTTAATGAAAGTCCCTTCTCCCAACGCCCCAAGTGACCAAACACAAAAATGAAATTGGATAGAACCATCCCATTTCTGTTTGATAATTGTGAGAGGGAGTAATTACCAATACATGAATATAAGAACcaagaaaaaattatattgCATTATCGAATTGGAAAATTCTACAATGTTTTGATGCATCATGCATCAACTTTATAACTGTAGGATACGATGAGTCATCAAATTAGAAATGAATTTAACTAAGTGGTTACCGGTCCTTACGTACTAATCAAGCAAAATTAATAGGTTCGATTTCATATGCAAAGATCTGTCGACTGTCGTCAACGGAGGAAAACTGATTAAGTGGCTATCCACCATAGGTACAGAGTATGCAACAAATTAGTAGAGATAAAAAAATTCGACTTCCCTATGCCTTCATCTATTGATCATCTGATTTGATCAATATATTGTGTTGTACATGGTGATAGAGTATTTATATTCAAGTATCTAAAAGATGGCAAAGGAATGCGAATTGTCAGCAGCATGTATTGTGTTTAAGCCTATAGCTCAGCAGCATTCAGTATAATGAGCTTCTATTTGCATCTCCTACTTAAAGCATAGATCTCCATCAATGTTCTTCAAATCCAAATTACAGCTTCAATCCATTCCCATACAGTGGGAGAGCAAGAATCCGAGTTCAGATCAACCATCGCGCTATCTGCACTGCGGTTCTAGGACTTAGCATTGATAACAATAACAGCGATGTACGATGAggtttcaaagttcaaactacAAGGGAAAGAGAAGGCGACTATGACCCCCGTATGGATCATCGCCGGTGAAAACAACTTGATTAGCTGGTCCTATAGGTTGTGGAAACattttgaagttttgaactGAGACCAACACATACGCTAGATGCCTAGATCTTGAAGTGTGATACAACTACCAAAATTTATAAAGTTTCGACGATATTAGTATAATTTTCTGACACCTGCCTCCAAAGTCGCAGCAAAGTTAATCATAGACGTAGAAATGAGGCCTCAAAGAAATTAAGACCAGAAATCTGGCCAAGGAATAATGGGATCTGGTAAAAGAAGAAGACTATAAATTATAACCAGTAAATGCTTCTGCAAGTGTTTGTTGTAGAATCAGCACAATAATAAGTACCACTGAAATTAATAAGATCAACAGTCGATTAATATGCTACATTGCATATAGCTCACTTGACAACTTAATTAGACACTAACCAGTTACCAGTGTATGCAGTTGCATCAATGCCTGTTAGCATCCTCCTTCGAGTGACTGCGACTGTATGATTCAAAtgttaaaaacttaaaaacacAAGTAACAATCACAGGAATGATGATAGAATGCTAGGGGGTCTGTGGAAGAGAAGTATAGATAGGGAATGCAGACTTCTGAAGAATCTAGATTGGCATTCGAATATGTCATGGAGTTATGCCCCTTCATTGACAATTTGACATGAAGATGAAATCTGGCATAGAAGATTGGACTAACCTGCAGAAGTAATGAGAACCAATACAGGAAGAAAATACAGGGGAAAAGCTTAAGaaaatatctaaatattgaaaatttgtTTGTATTGCATCACTAGCACTTGGACAAATTTCTGAATTGGAAAGTAAAAATTGTCTCGACAATTTTAGACATTCTTTCTTCAAGACACTATTACTTTCAAAAACAGAAGTAAATTCACAATAACAAGTCTCAAGACCACACTTGTTGTGGTCTATATGTTTTATCTCTTACATTTGACAGCCTAAAAACTAAGATTTGCAAGTTTGCAACACGAAAAGCATCATTACAGAACCAGCTTCAGTCTGTTGAGCTTTTAGTTATCATGAAAGATACACGAGGCCAATGAGAAGGCCATCCATCCTCACAAGGGAAGGATTGAGCTAAGAGTCCTTCTGTGTTTTGATGAAAAAAGCTTCCTGCCAGAGGGCAAAGGCCTTTTCATTACCATTGGCACCATCTGCAGAGAAAGACCACTTGAAGAACTTCTCCAATGCTTGCATAGGCTAGAACTTGCATTGTCCTGCTTCGAAAGGATCCCCCAATTCGGACTCTTTGCAAGTACTAATTGGGAATTCGAACTTCCTTGTTCCGGAAGAATATTGGCCACAGCACGATATATGCTTGAAGCAGACATTGAATCCACTGAAACTGACCTCCTAATTGGCTGTACATCATCCTCACTCACTCGTCTATTATCAGCCAAGTCGCTCAATGCTCTTGGATCACAACTTCCCTCAGCCAAAATAGAATTAGGCAAAACCTTTGAACTTTCAACCGAAATTCCACAGACATTCTCATCATCTGTACTCCCAACCTCACTAGTCCCTCTACCAATCCCTTCAACACTCTCCGAATTCTCTACCCGAATGCTCCCCCCAGAACTCGAACCACTCGCAATCGAAGACTCCGGCACACTCACTTGATCACTAGTAGCAGCACCAAAAACAATCGGAGCGCGGCAAAGAGGACAATTCTTATGTGATCTCAACCATGTATCAATACAAGGGATATGAAAAGCATGACTACACTTTGGTAAAAGCCTGAGACTCTCATCTTCCTCAAACTCACTCAAGCAAACAGAACAATCCGTCCCCTCAATCAAACCCTCATCTTTTCTATACTTACAAACAGTAATAGAATCGATCAAAGCCTGAGACAAACCGACCGTGTGGATGTACCAAATGGGGTGATCAAGAACAGGCCCATGATCCTCATCAAGAAAATCATCCGATGTAGCAAACAGAATCGGCGAGTTTCTCCTCCTTCTTGGATTATTTCTCCGACTCGAATAGAATCTCATAACAGCAAAAACCatacaaagaagaagagaagccCCAATCATACAAGAGCCAACAATCATACTCGTTCGGATCAGATGCTTCTGGGCTGTATAAACCGAATTATTATCGACATACTTAGgcagcggcggcggcggtAGAGATGGTTCAGGAAGAGTTGGTAGATATGGGGGTGGAAGTTCATCCCCCACAAAAACTATACGATCTTTACAGACATGTGGGCAGATTTTGAAACAGGAATCGACACACAAGCCTTGTGTGTTTACTTTAGGGTCACAACTAAGATTACAGAACACAACAGGTGGTATGTTCAAGCTGTTTTCTGGGAGGAGGGTTCTACGAGAAAACCCCATATgggaaaaaaaacagaacaagaagaacaagaacagaGAGGGTGTTAATTAAAACAGGGGAGATGGAAAGAGGTTCATACCTTGTTTACGAAGAGAAAGCGAAAGGAAAGATTGATGCTTTGGAGATTATTCGGGTCTGCACCACAGACTGAGGCAAGTGGACAACACGAGTGGGTTTTTCCACAAGATGGGGATTTGCTTCTAGGCATTTCGCTTTCGAGGAGGGACTTAAGGGGGAGTTGCTTGGCAGCTTACTATTCTTCGTTCGGTGCAGTGGGATAGTATACTGTAACTATCAATTACGAGTCAAAGCTAAGTGAAGGGTCATTTCCGAGTTCCGACTTGACAAGGTAGGAGATGAATCGTCCCTCTCGTCTTGATTAGTGACTTGGGGTGTATGCAATAACAGACGATCTTACATGTTATGAGAACGTAGTCTTACTTGAAATCCGTTGGCACTTTCTAATCCTGTGGCTTgagtgttgttttttttttctttcatgtaGGCGGGTGTAGTAATTAGTATTATTAACTTTACTGGCATTCAGAAGATTCTAAGTTCGAATTACTGTTTATAAAACAGTGCAGGATAATTGATTATatgaatattatttttaaagaaaatgattaGGTCAACTAAACTTTAGAAGTTTCAATATTATACGGGACAACTTCCATCTAATTTATGCTATACAATTGATGAGTGAGGTAAAAAAAAGGGTGGTTGGGCAGCTCTAGGTGGTGGTATTGCTAGTTTGCTACTTGCTAGTGGTTAGGCGGTGGTTTATGTCATCCATGTTGGCCCGGGTGTCAGGGCCCAATAATTTTCCTTCATGGGTTAGACCTCATTCTGGATCAAAATGTATGCTTCGAGGAGGGTAATGTCTTTTT
This genomic interval from Argentina anserina chromosome 1, drPotAnse1.1, whole genome shotgun sequence contains the following:
- the LOC126788562 gene encoding RING-H2 finger protein ATL52-like, producing MGFSRRTLLPENSLNIPPVVFCNLSCDPKVNTQGLCVDSCFKICPHVCKDRIVFVGDELPPPYLPTLPEPSLPPPPLPKYVDNNSVYTAQKHLIRTSMIVGSCMIGASLLLCMVFAVMRFYSSRRNNPRRRRNSPILFATSDDFLDEDHGPVLDHPIWYIHTVGLSQALIDSITVCKYRKDEGLIEGTDCSVCLSEFEEDESLRLLPKCSHAFHIPCIDTWLRSHKNCPLCRAPIVFGAATSDQVSVPESSIASGSSSGGSIRVENSESVEGIGRGTSEVGSTDDENVCGISVESSKVLPNSILAEGSCDPRALSDLADNRRVSEDDVQPIRRSVSVDSMSASSIYRAVANILPEQGSSNSQLVLAKSPNWGILSKQDNASSSLCKHWRSSSSGLSLQMVPMVMKRPLPSGRKLFSSKHRRTLSSILPL